CGCCCTGAAGTTGTCCAGACCGACGAAGGTGTGCTCGTCCGACAGCAGTGTCCACTCGTGCAGGCTCACCCAGGCGGTGTAGGCCAGGGGGAACAGCCCGAACGCGGAGAACAGCAGGAAGAACGGGGCCACGTAGGCGTACGGCGAGCCCTTGACGTCGAGTTGGTGGACCAGGTGGCGGCGGAGGCGGTGGCGAGATCGCACCGGCCCGTCCGGGGGGACCGCCGCCAGGCGATCCGGTGCGCGGGTGGCCATGGCAGCTCCTTTCGGCGATTCGTCAGGGGTGGGAGGCAGGCGGCCGACCGGTGCGAGACCAGTCGGCCGGGGGAAGGACGGACTACTTGATCCTGCCGACGTCCTTCAGCGCCTGCGTCCAGGCCTCCTCGGCGTTCTGCTTGCCCTGCTCCACCCGCTGGAGGCCGTTGTTGAACGCCAGCAGGACGTCGCCGGCCTTGGGACCCACGTGCTGCGGCTTGAGCGCCTTCGCGGCGCTGGTGAAGATCTTGCCGATCGGCGCGTTGCCGAAGTAGGGGTTGACGTAGTCGGCCACCGCCGGGTCGTCGTACAGGGCGGGCAGCGAGGGCAGCGCGCTGGCCTCCTTGAAGAGCATGATCTGGCTCTCCTTGTTGGTGAGCAGGTCGATCAGCTCGGCGGCCTCCTTGGGGTGCTTGCCCTGCTTGGGCAGCATCAGGTGGGTGCCGCCCTGGTTGCCGCCGCCACCGGGCACCGCGGCGATGTCCCAGGCGCCCTCACCGGGCTTCTGGTCCTTGATCGTGCCGGTCTTCCAGGCCGGGCAGACCATGGTGGCGAAGGTGCCCTTGGCGATCCCGGTGTTCCACGGCGGGGTGAAAGCGGCGAGTTTGGCCGACAGGCCCTCGTCAACGATCTTCACGGACATGTCGTAGGCCTTGCGCACCTCCGGGTTGGTGCCGGCCACGATCTTGTACTGGTCGTCGTAGAACCCGACGGGGGCCTGCTCGACCATGGCGCGGAAGTGCTCACCGGGGCCGTCGGTGAACTTGGCGCCCGCCACCTTGGCCGCGACGAACTTCTTGCCCGTCTCGATGTAGGCGTCCCAGGTCGGCCAGAGCGCCGACACCTCGTCGCGGTCGGCGGGCAGGCCGGCCTTCTTGAACAGGTCGGGGCGGTAGCACATGGCCAGGCCGCCGACGTCGGTGCCCAGTCCCATCAGCGAGGAGCCGTCGTTGGAGACGCCCAACTGCCACTTCCAGTCGAGATACTCGCTCTTGCGCCGCTCCAGGCCGTAGTCCTTGAGGTTGTAGAACTTGTCGGGCACGGGCGTGAAGGCGCCGATGTAGCCGCCCTCGACGGCGACGACGTCGGCGGCGCCCGCACCGGTGGTCAGCTGCGTGATGAGGTTGGTGTGGTGGTCGTTGAACTGCGAGCGGCGCTCCACGATCTCCACGTTGGGGTGGGTCTTCTTGAACGCCTCATACAACGGCGCGTAGTGGAAGTCACTGAACAGCGCGACGGTCAGCTTGATCTTCTCTCCCGGCTGGGAGGCCGACGCACTGCTTCCGGCGGTGCCACCGCCGTCGCCACCACAGGCGGCGAGGCTCACGGCCAGCGCCGACACGGCGACCATCGGGGCGAGGAACCGGTGACGTAGCTTGCGCATGGAACCCTCCTAGGGTCCTCATAAGTGATCATGGAGAGAGCGCTCCCTGAGCAGATTGATGGCAGCGGAGTTACGTGTCAACGACCTCTCCGATAACGATCGCTGTTACCTGCCGGCCCCCTCATGGAGAGCGCTCTCCCGTTTTTCTTTGCGTTTTCGCAGGTCAAATGAGTGGAGGAAGCCTATTTGCAAGATCAAGGGAACGCTCCCAGTAGAAAAAGTCAGATGAACATCGCGTGGCGGCCATATTTCGTAGCGTCGGAAACAGCCCGTGACGGACCGGCCGCCGCCGTCGACCTCCCTTGCAGGGAGCGCTCCCCAGGTTCCCCGCCGACTGGCGGAGCGACGGCCGGCCATCCGCGGCCTCGGCCGGCCCGGTCCGGCCCGCAGGACCCTTCACGGACACCTGTCCGATCCACCGCACCACCCCGGGGACGACGGCCGCCTGCCGGCGGGGAGCCACCTCCGGGAGTCATATGGCCTGCCCCCCTTCCTGGGCCGCCTCGAAAGCGCGACGCAGGAGCCGCCGTGTCCCTCTGTCCCTCATCCGGCCGCCGGACCCCGTAGAGTCGTGCGGCCGGTCGGAAAGCAACCGGCGCGTATCCAATCAAGGAGAACCACGTGGCACTGGAGAAGCCGGAGATCGACTTTCCGGAGGGCGACGCCCCCGCGGAGCTGCAGATCGTCGACATCGTCGAGGGAGACGGCCCTGAGGCCAAGCCCGGGCACAGGGTCAGCGTGCACTACGTCGGCGTCGCCTTCTCCACCGGCGAAGAGTTCGACGCGTCGTGGAACCGCGGTGACGCCTTCGACTTCCAGCTGGGTGGCGGCCAGGTCATCGCGGGCTGGGACCAGGGCGTCGCGGGCATGAAGGTCGGCGGCCGTCGCCGCCTCACCATCCCGCCCCACCTCGGCTACGGCAACCGCGGCGCGGGCGCCCGCATCAAGCCGGGCGAGACGCTCATCTTCGTCGTGGACCTGCTCGGCGTCAGCTGACGTTCCGCCGATGGGCCGTCCCTCCGGGGAGGGACGGCCCATGTCCCCCGGGGATCACTCCGAAAAGCGGGATCCGCACTCCCTGAATGTCACCCCCAGCTCTTAGGCTGGGCCTTGTGTTGTTGATCGATCTTGCGCGCACCTCCGCCGCCGTTGCCGCGGGCTCCGCCCGGCTGGCCAAGGTCGGCCATCTCGCGGAGTTGCTCGGCCGGGTCACGCCGGACGAGGCGGAGATCGCCATCGCCTACCTCTCCGGCGAGCTGCCGCAGCGCCATATCGGCGTGGGTTGGGCCGGCCTGCAGGACCCGCCGGACCCGCGCCTGGCCGCGACCGCCACCCTGCGCCAGGTCAACGACCTCCTCGACCGTGTCAAGGCTCAGGCGGGCCCGGGCTCCCAGGCTGCGCGCAAGGCTCTGATCGCCGAGCTGTTCGGAGCGCTCACCCGCCAGGAACAGACCTTCCTGTTCCGGCTGCTCCGCAACGAGCTGCGGCAGGGCGCGCTGGACGGCGTGATGATCGAGGCCATCGCGAAGGCGGCCGCGGTGCCGGCGACCGAGGTCCGCCGGGCGCTGACCCTCCGTGGCTGGCTACCCGCCGTCGGCGCCGCCGCACTGAGCGGCGGTGTCGAGGCGTTGCGCGCCTTCCACCTGGAGGTCGGCCGCCCGGTGTCGCCGATGCTCGCGCAGAGCGCCACCTCCGTCGCCGCCGCCCTGGGCAAGCTCGGCGGCTCGGCGGCTATCGAGTGGAAGCTTGACGGCGTGCGGGTCCAGGCGCACCGCTCCGGCGACACGGTGAGCGTTTTCACCCGGACCCTCGACGACATCACCGCCCAGGTGCCCGAGCTGGTCGAGGCGGTCCGTGCGCTGCCCTCCGACGACCTCGTCCTGGACGGCGAGGTCATCGCGCTGCGTCCCGACGGTCGACCCAAGCCCTTCCAGGTCACCTCCGGCCGGGTGTCCAGCCGCATCGACGTGACCCGGGTGCGCGAGAAGACCCCGCTCCGCGTGTTCTTCTTCGACGCCCTCCGGGTGGACGGCGCCGACCTCCTGGAGCTGCCGGGCGAGAGGCGTCACGCAGCGCTGGCCGCGGCCGTGCCCCCGGAGCTGGTGACGCCCCGTCTGGTCACCGACGACGTCGCGCGCGGGGAGGCGTTCTTCAAGGACGTCGTCAGGAGCGGCCACGAGGGCGTGGTGGTCAAGTCGCTGCACACGCCCTACGCCGCCGGACGGCGTGGCGCCGGCTGGATCAAGGTGAAGCCCCGGCACACTCTCGACCTGGTCGTCCTCGCCGTCGAGTGGGGAAGCGGCCGGCGCGAAGGCAAGCTCTCCAACCTGCATCTGGGCGCCCGCGATCCGCAGACCGGCGGGTTCGTCATGCTCGGCAAGACCTTCAAAGGTCTGACCGACGAGCTGCTCGCCTGGCAGACCGAGCGCTTCCTGGGGCTTGCCGAGGGGCCTACCGACGGCTGGACGGTCGTCGTCCGGCCCGAGCTCGTCGTCGAGATCGCCTTCGACGGGGTCCAGCAGTCCAGCCGCTATCCCGGCGGGATGGCACTCCGCTTCGCCCGGGTGATCCGCTACCGCCCCGACAAGAACGCCGGAGAGGCCGACACCGTGGAGATGGTGCGCTCCCTCATGCTCTGACCGACTCAGCCGGCCACGCGCCGTGCCGGAGAGCGGGCGGAGGGCCCCTCAGGACGGGAGCGACGGGGCGGACGGCGCCACGGGCGCACCCGGCAGACCGGCGCCGACGGGCAACATCGACTCGCACGCCTTCACCGCCGCGCCGTACTCCCGGGAGAAGGCGTCGACGCGGTCGCCTTTGATGTCGAGGTTGATCAGCCCGTCCGAGGAGACCGTGACCTCGGGAAAGTCAGGCAGCCCGTGCGAGCGCATGCAGGCGGTCCCAAGCCGTTCGCCTTCGCCGAACTGGTCGCCCGGATCCGGGCGCCGGCCAGCTGCTGGCCGCCGGGGGCGCCGCGGTCTCCGCCGAACGGCTCCTGGAGCGGGGCTGGGACGAGTTCGCCGACCCGTTCACGCAGACCGTGAAGGTGACGATCAGCCGGTTGCGCCGCAAGCTCGGCACCCCTCCGCTTATCGAGACGGTCCCGCAGGCCGGTTACCGGATATGAGGCGGACGGTACGGCTGCGTCTGACCCTGCTCTACAGCGGCCTGTTCCTGGTGGCCGGGGTGCTGCTGGTCGCCCTCATCTACTTCCTGGTCGAACACTCGCCCTTCCCCGGACCGCCGGCCGCTCCCGCGTCACTCGGGGGGCTCGACCTGCCGGTCCCGGTGTCCCAGTTGGAGGAGCCGCGGGCCGAGAACCTGCGTCGGCTGCTGGTCAACTCCCTGATCGCGCTGGCGGTCATGGCGTTCGCGTCGATGCTGCTGGGCTGGCTCATGGCCGGGCGCGCACTGCGGCCGCTGGCCGACATGACAACCACCGTCCGGCGTATCACGGCCGACCGGCTCGACCGACGGCTGGCCGCGTCCGGGCCGGACGACGAGCTCAAGGAACTGGCTGACACCTTCGACGAGCTGCTGGATCGGCTGGAGGCCGCGTTCACCGCTGGAGGCCCGCCCCCTCCCGGAAGGCGGGCTTGAGGTGACCGTGGCCCTGGTGTTGTGAGTCGATCCCTGCCGCCCGCCATCCCGGTCGGAACCTGAGGACCGGACCAGCAAGCAAGTGGCACCGGTCTGTCCCTTCCGGCCCCGAACAGGCCGATCTTTATCTAAATTGATCCACTTTCTTGACGAAAGTGGCATAAATCACCATCATCCTATTAACTTGCCTTTACTGATGGTTTGTCGCATATGGTCAACCGCATCACGGCGAGGAACCCCCTGTACCCCGCCGTCGAGATCGGCCGTCGCGCGCCCCCATCTCCCCTGCGCACGGCCCTTCTCCGTCCTGTCCCCGACATTGGATCGTGGTTCCCTTGGGCCTGCACTCCTCCCCCTCCCCTGACTCCTCCCCCTCGCAGAAATCGCCGGCCAACAGGCAGCGCCTGGCCACACTGGCCGCCGGTGTCATGGCGGTGACGGTGGTCTCGGCCACCATCTGGGCGATCTCCGCCGGCGGCGACGCCGCTCAGACGACCGCCTCCGCCGGTCTGGCCGCTGCCCGCTCCCCCGAGACCGGCCCTCCCGTCTCCCCCTCCCCCCAGGAGGCGACAGCCGGGAGCACGACGGCCACCGCCGACCAGTTCACCACGCCACCGCCCGCTCCGGCCGTCACTCCCACTGCGGCATCGGGCAAGGGCCGCACCTCACCGGCGAAGGACGCGTCAGGCGAGGCAGGAGCCGCCACATCGAAGAGCACGCCGAAGACCAAGAAGCCCCGCGCGCCCAAGGTCACCACCAGGCCGAAGGTTCATGTGATCTCCACTGGCTCCTGCGGCGCCTCGTTCTACAACGAGGGGCAGATGACGGCCAGCGGCGAGCGTTTCAACCCTCGGGCGATGACCGCCGCGCACAAGACCCTCCCCCTGGGAAGCAGGGTCCGGGTGACCAACCCCGCCACCGGCGAGTCGGTGACGGTCCGGATCAACGACCGCGGGCCCTATGTGGGCGGGCGCTGCCTCGACCTGTCCAGGGCCGCCTTCTCCGCCATCGGCAGCACCGGCGCCGGTGTCATGCGGGTCAGATACGAGGTCCTCGGCACCTGACCGTGCCCCTTCCGTCCGCGCGGCGAGACGCGGCACCGGACCACCTGAACAGGGCTACTTCACCAGGCGCAGCGTAAGCGGGTAACGGAAACCTCCCTCGCCCAAGGCCGCCAGGCCACCGACCACGGACAGGATCACGCCTCCGATCCAGAGCACGGGCATCAGCACGACGCCCACGAAGGTGATCGCCAGCAGCACGGTGGCCCCAAGCAGGGTCAGCTGGAAGTTGAGCGCCTCCACCGCGTGCTTGCGGATGTAGGGCGAGGTCTTGCCCCCGGCGAGCAGCATGATCAGCGGACCGATCGCCAGCAGGCCGGTCAGCGGCAGCAGGTGCGCCGCCGCCGCGCCCAGGCGTTCTCCTGCCGTATCCGCCCGCATGTGGTGATGATGACCCGGCGCCCCCCAGCCCGTCACGGGCGGATAGGCCGCGGGGGCGACCGGGCGCGAGCCGTACAGCTCGTGCATGATCGGCATGAGGTCGCCATGGACGCGCGCCGTCATCGCGCGTTCCAGCCGGTCGTCGAACTCGAGCTTGTCGAACCGTCCCTCCGCATAGGCGGCCTTGACATGCTCGACCACCTGCTCGCGATCCTGGTTGCTCACCCTGAGGTCAACATGGTTAGGCCGGGCGCCGGGTGCCGGCATGCTCCCGCGCCACGGGCTTCCCGATGGTCTCACTGTGCCTGCCATGAACCGATGTCCCCTTCGTCGCCGCTCTGTCTTCCATGTTTGTCGACGACTTTCGTCCGGTCCATCCGGATGAACCCTTGGATGTCCCTTAGAGTCCACCCTGGCTGTCCACCATGAAACCTCCGGGAGATGTATATAAAGAGTCATGAGATGGCGGGATCGCTATGGGTTGAGACGTCTTCGCGGGCCGAAGATCGCCAAGTTCGACCGTGAGGCAACCGACGCTGATGTCGAGGCGCTCATCGCCTTCGCGAAGTCCCGTCGTGGTGTGGAGTTCTACGTCGAACCGGAGACCTTCGCGACCGACACCACCGCGATGGCCGTCGCCGATGACGGCGAGTGGACCAGGCGCAGGGTCGGTTCACCCGCGGTGATCCGCAAGGTGGCCCGTGACCTGTCCCTTCCCGTCTACGACGTGCAGCTGACCGGTTACCCACCCCGGGTGCGGGCCTATAACGAACGCCGCAGACGCGCCGAGGGCTGACCGCTCACCCAGCTGGAGCCTCCGGCTCCTCCAATAAGGCGATCATGGGGAACAGCCACCCCGTCCGGGGGCTGCCCATTTCCTGGTCCAGCTCCTCGGGGCTGGGCATCCTCTCTCTCAGCACGTGTGGCGGGAGCAGATGGTGGAGTGCGTGCATGAGCAGGTTCGCCATCGAGTATCCCGGGTCGACCTCGCATGCGCGGATGACGGCGATGCCGGCCAGCGCGGAGTCACCGTCACACCAGGCGGCCACGCCGAGAAGGGCCGCGGCCGGAGGCACGAATCTCGGCTCCAGCCGCCGGGTGAGATCCTGCCAGAGCCTGCGGTGGACGTCGCGGGTGTCCTCGGTGGCGAGGGCCCACGCCTCGTCACGGATCCGGATCACCGCCAGGTCCAGCCCCAGCCTGGCCACCTGCTCGTCGTCGAGCCGCTCACCGTGAGCGTATGCGGCGATCGCCGCGCGGACCCGGGCCACCCCGTCGGCGACGAACTCCGCGGCGAACCCTTCCAGGTCCGCGCATCCGGCGAGCCTGCCCCGCAGCTCCTCCGTGACGCGGGCCGTTGCCTGGCGCATGGCCAGCCGGGCGGTCCCGCCGACGGGGTCGAGCGAGCGCTGCAGGGTCTCCCGGTCGGGCAGGGCGACCAGCCCGTGCACGGTGGCCTCGGCGGCGATCACGTTGGCCTCCTGCTCGTATGGCGTGCCGTCGGCTGGGCAGCAGTCGGCCCGGGAACAGATGTAGGACCAGTAGCGGCCGTTCTCCACCCGGAGCGCGTCGACGATGGTGATGTCACCCCGGCGTAGCAGCGTGAGAGCCGCGTCCACGGCAGGGGTGACCAGCGGACCCGGACCGTAGCCGATGACGATGACCTGGCCGATCCGCTCTTTGCGGAGCAACGTGATGATCTGGCCGAGCCCCGGGGAGGGCAGTGGCAGGTCCCATCGGACGGTCAGGTGGAGCCGCCCCCGGGGCGGCCTTCCCTTCAGCCCGATCACGATCAGGCTGTCGGCGGGATGGAATCCCACGAGGTAGGGCACGGCGCCGAGGACGTCCTCGGTGGAGCCGAGGAGCAGGCGAGGTTGCGGGGTGGACAGGACGGGCAGAGCCGGGATGTCGGTTGTCATGGCCGAGAGCCTCGCCGGATTTCGATCAGGCCATCGCGCCGAACCTCGCTCTGTGGACGCCCGAGCCTCCCGACGGCGTCCCTGTGGAAAGCCGTCCTCTCTGTCGGCGTCTCCCTGTCAGGCGGTGGGCAGACCTTGGACGTACGGGGCCGTTCCTGGCCGCCCCTGCCGTGAAGGACGGGGTATGTGCCCTTCGAAAATACCGGTCAGGCGGAGACCAGGCGAGTTCTGACCATGATCGTCCCGCCTGCGACGGCGGCGGGCATCGCGACCACCGCGCCCAGCGGGACGAGGAAGACCAGGAAGAGAAGCCCGCCGAAGCCGAGGGCCGCGGCCTTGTTCCCCCGGAGGACGGCGAAACGGTTCTTGCGCGCCATACCCCGGCGCTCCATGGCCAGCGTGGTGAGCTCGACCGTGAGGAAGAAGCCCGAGACCAGGGCGCCCAGCACCGGCACCACCGTCTGCCCGATCACCGGCACGAAGCCGAGGAAGAACAGCGGGATGGTGAACAGCAGCACGTATCCGAGAGTGATCAGGCTGTCCCTGACGGATCTGGGGATCGACTTCCAGAGAGGGACCTCGTGTCCGCCCGGCACCTCGCCGTAGCTCTCCTCGACCTTCTCCGAGAGCTTTTCGTAGAAGGGGTCACCGACGATCAGGGTCACCGCGGTGAAGGTCACCACGGACAGCACCAGCCCGATGCCGACGATCAGCAGTCCGACCAGGGTCCGGAGGGTGTTCCGTGCCGCCTGGCCCCATCCGTCCGCGAATGGTGTCGCCCACTCGGCGAGACCTCCCGCGTTGGTGCCGAGGAAGTAGAGGGCGACCGCGTAGAGCACGGACACGATCAGGGCGGGGATCAGCCCGAACAGCCACCACCGGGGGGTGCGCGCGACCCAGCGCAGTCCCTGGAAGAAGAACGTTATGCCGTCCACGAAGGAGCGGAAATGACCCATGCCCGGAAGATTAGCGGGATCACCGGATCATCGCGCACGGTGCCGGAGGCCGCCGCTCGGTGCTCCGCCGTACCGGGAGGGGGAGGCCCGTCCGCGGGACGGCGGCGGGGTGGTCAGCTGTTCCGCCAGAGAGTCGGCACGGAGACGCCGAGGGCGGCGAAGAGACGGCGCAGGAGGGGAAGGGAGATGCCCAGGACGTTGCCGTGGTCGCCTTCGATGCCGTCGACGAACCAACCGCCCGCTCCGTCCAGGGTGAAGGCGCCCGCGACGTGGAGGGGCTCACCGGTGGCGACATAGGCGGCGATCTCCGCGTCGGTGGGAGAGCCGAAACGCACGACCGTGGCGCCCACCTCCGCCACCTCCCGTCCGCCGGCGACGTCGATCACGCAGTGGCCGGTGAGCAGGCGGCCCTCACGGCCGCGCATGCTCTCCCAGCGCGAGACGGCCTCCTCGACCGAGGAGGGCTTGCCGTAGGCCTGACCGTCGAGCTCCAGCACCGAGTCGCAGCCGATGACCAGGCCGTCGGTCAGGTCACGCGCCACCACCGCGGCTTTGGCGCGGGCCAGCGCGAGGCAGAGCTCGCTTGGGCCGGCCGCGATGACGGCCTCCTCGTCCACGCCGCTGACGACCACCTTGGGGTCGAGTCCGGCGCTGCGGAGCAGAGCGAGGCGGGCGGGCGAGGCGGAGGCGAGAATGATCTGGGTCACGTCCATCGAGCCTAGGCCCTGTCGGCGAGTGCGGAACCCCCTTGACGGCGGCAAGGACCACGCCCGCTGGGTGCCGCCAGGCGGATGAGGCGGTTCCGGCCCGGGGAGGAGCTACCTCAACCGGACCGAGGCGACCGCGGTGTTGATGTCACGCCAGTATGCGCGCTGGGCGTCGGGGATCGTCACGAAGACCATGGCAGGTCTGGCGGCACCGGGGACCTCCGTCACGACGACGGCGGCCATGGAGAAGCGCGCCTTGGCCTTGATCTTGTATTTCACCCGGTAGGCGAGCAGCCATCCGTCCTCGACCGGTTGGGAGGCGGTCCACGCGATCGTGCTGCCCTTGGGATGGTGGTTGAGCGTCCAGCGGGCGGCCAGCAGCGCGGTCTCCTCCGGAGTGTCCTGCACCTTGATGGGCACGGGGCAGCTCACGAACATCGCCCGGGTGACCCCGCCCTTCACCTTCGGCAGCACCTGCTTGGTGGAGAACGGCGGGGCACCGTAGGTCTTCCACGGTCTGGCGAGCCGGGCCAGCGAGACACCCGATTTGGCGTCCTGCAGCCGGAGTTTGGCCTTGTGCTCCTTGCCGGGCAGCCGCGCCAGCCGCTTGCCGCGTGGCATTCCGGGAACGCGCGGGTCCGACAGGGCCGCGACCACGGCCGCGCTCCGCCCCGGCGCACGGGCCGCGCTCACGGTCGGCGAGGGCGACGGGGAGAGAGACGGGGACGCCGACCCCGAGGGGGAAGGCCCCGGGGAACCGACACCGGGCGAGGGTGTCGCGGCAGATGGCGCGGCGATCGGCCCCGACGCCTCCTCGCCCGGTTGATCTGAGGAGCCGGAATACATGAGCCCGGCAACGGCCGCGACGGCGGCCACGACCACCGCGGTGACCACGGCCAGAATCCGGTAGATCACGCGCATCGGCAGGTCGCCGATGCGCGACCTCTTGACCGGTGATCCCGACAGGTTGAGCGACGGCTTCGGCGGGCCTTCGGCGACCACCTTCGGCAACTCGGACGTGTCCGCCTCGGCGGTCACGTACGTCGGCACAGAACCCGTCCCCCGGGTCCCCGGAGTCCCACCCAACCCATCGAGCACGATCGGGAGCGTACGACAAATCCGGTTTTCCCGTGCGCGATCCCCATCACACTTCGAGAACGAGTGCCTTCCCCCATGGGGCGGAACTCCTGCCTGCGATGACACCGCCGCGCTCCGGCCGTGTCCTCCGGGATCCGCCCCGGAGAACACGGCCGGGCAGCCTCTCCGAGACCCGCTCACCCCCCGCCGGGGAAGTGATCGCCGGCACCGTCACTATGACCTGAGCGGCCCGTGGCCCGCGGTCCGGAAACCGCCGTGCCGCAGCCACGGCGCGTCCGCGACGACCGTGCACGATCCGGGCTCGATCTCGGTGAACCCCGCGTCGCGGACCACCGGCAGACCCGAGCCGACCAGCGCGGCCCATCCGGCGGGACCGGCGGTCCGTACGGCGGCCGCCCGCCCCCGGTCACGCCACGCCTGCCGGGCCTGCTCGTCACTCCCCCACCAGGCGAGCTGGGCCGCGTGCCCGGCCTGCGCCATGGCCTTGCCCGCCGACATCGCAAGCTCCGGATTGATCCAGAGCACCACCTCTCCCGGTGGCCCCGGCGGGGTCGAGTCGGCCAGGTCCGTGCCGGATACCTGGAGCCTGGACAGGTCCCTGGGCCAGTCGTCGAGCGGCACCGGCGGGTGGACCCGGACCTCGGCGGTGCCGGAGGCGACCGTGATGCCGGGCAGGTCGAGCACCCGGCGCCACTCGGCGCCGCGCGCCCGCCGGACGACCTTCCTGATCCCGATGCTCTCCCAGGACCGGACCGGCTCGGCCCATTCGCCGTCACCGAGGGTCCGGGGGTCGTCGAGCAGCGTCAGCACCGCGAGCGCGGCCGCCTCCAGGGCGTCGGTGCGCTCCGGTGGGGCCGCCCGCTCGATCCTGACCACCATGGGGAGCACCTTCTGTCCGGTCATGCAGCACCTGCCCGCCGAGTGTCCCCGGACCCGCCGACCGGCTCGATTCGCTCGTTCACGTCTTCAAGGATGCCCTCTTCGCGATGGCGACCGACATGAGGGCGGCGATCAGGCAGAGGAATCCTGCGACGTACCAGGCGAGGTCGTAGGCGCCGAAGTGGTCACGGGTGAGACCCGCCCCCACCGCGGCGACGGCCGCGCCGATCTGGTGGGAGGCGAAGACCCAGCCGAACACCACCGCGCCCTCGGCGCCGTAGATCTGCCGGCACAGAGCCACGGTGGGGGGAACGGTGGCCACCCAGTCGAGCCCGTAGAAGATGATGAAGACGAGCATGCTGGGCTCGGTGGTCGCTCCGAACAGGCTGGGCAGGAGCATCAGCGACAGCCCGCGCAGCCCGTAGTAGGCGCCGAGCAGGATCCGCGAGTCGACCTTGTCGCTCAGCCAGCCGGACGCGATGGTCCCGACGACGTCGAAGATCCCGACCAGTGCGAGGAGCCCCGCGGCGGTCGGTTCGGCCATTCCGTGGTCGTGGGCCGCGGGGATGAAGTGGGTGCCGACCAGACCGTTGGTGCTCATACCGCAGATCGCGAATCCGCCCACGAGCAACCAGAAGGGACGGGTCCGTGCGGCGCTCCACAGCACGGTGAGCGCGTGCGCGGCGGCCCCACCGGCCCGGATGGGCGGGAGAGTCGTGGCCGCGTCCGGATCGGCGCCCAGGGCGGTGGTGCCCACCTCCTCCGGGCGGTCGCGCAACAGGAACCAGACGAGGGGGACCACGGCGAGCGCGGCGGCGGTGACCGTGACGGCCGCCGAGCGCCACCCCTGGGCGACGGCCAGGTGGGCGAGGACGGGCAGGAAGACGAGCTGCCCGGTGGCGCCGCCCGCGGTGAGGACTCCGGTGACGAGACCACGGTGGCGGACGAACCAGCGCTCGGTGAGCGTGGCGGCGAAGACCAGGGCCATCGACCCGGTCCCGAGACCGACCAGCACGCCCCAGCACAGGAGGAGCTGCCAGGGCGCGTTCATCAGGATGGTGAGCCCGCTGCCCGCCGCGACGAGCAGCAGCGCGCAGGAGACCACCCGGCGCATGCCGAAGCGGTTCATGAGGGCGGCGGCGAACGGAGCGGTCAGGCCGTAAAGCATGAGGTTGACCGAGACCGCCAGCGAGATCGTGCCGCGGGACCAGCCGAACTCCTCCTGGAGCGGGGTGATCAGCACGCCAGGCGTGGCCCGGAACCCCGCCGCGCCCAGGATGGCCACGAACGCGACTCCCGCCACGATCCAGGCGCGGTGCAGCCCACGCGTACGCGTCTGAAGAGTCGTTGTCATGACGCCAATCATGGAGTCCGGCCTTACGGGCTCACGAGTGGCCCGGATGCCAATATTCGCAAATATCGGGCCATGTGGTGATCATGCTGATCTGCGGGCCGGCATGCGCGGGAGAGCCCCCTCCACGCACTCCTCAGCCACGCCGGGTGGGCGGACGGCCGGATCGGCCCGAGTGGCCATGGGCGGAACACCGTTGGACACAAAAGCTCCGCACGCGAGATGCTTTGGCAATCCGATATAGGGCGGAAGTCGTTTTACGGAAAAGGAATTCCTGGACAGCACTCTCCGGCAGACTCCGCGACATGGCCGGCGCCGCCTCCGGGGGCTCGCCGACCCGAAGGCCTCC
Above is a genomic segment from Streptosporangium album containing:
- a CDS encoding peptidyl-tRNA hydrolase → MTGQKVLPMVVRIERAAPPERTDALEAAALAVLTLLDDPRTLGDGEWAEPVRSWESIGIRKVVRRARGAEWRRVLDLPGITVASGTAEVRVHPPVPLDDWPRDLSRLQVSGTDLADSTPPGPPGEVVLWINPELAMSAGKAMAQAGHAAQLAWWGSDEQARQAWRDRGRAAAVRTAGPAGWAALVGSGLPVVRDAGFTEIEPGSCTVVADAPWLRHGGFRTAGHGPLRS
- a CDS encoding DUF4192 domain-containing protein — protein: MTTDIPALPVLSTPQPRLLLGSTEDVLGAVPYLVGFHPADSLIVIGLKGRPPRGRLHLTVRWDLPLPSPGLGQIITLLRKERIGQVIVIGYGPGPLVTPAVDAALTLLRRGDITIVDALRVENGRYWSYICSRADCCPADGTPYEQEANVIAAEATVHGLVALPDRETLQRSLDPVGGTARLAMRQATARVTEELRGRLAGCADLEGFAAEFVADGVARVRAAIAAYAHGERLDDEQVARLGLDLAVIRIRDEAWALATEDTRDVHRRLWQDLTRRLEPRFVPPAAALLGVAAWCDGDSALAGIAVIRACEVDPGYSMANLLMHALHHLLPPHVLRERMPSPEELDQEMGSPRTGWLFPMIALLEEPEAPAG
- a CDS encoding MFS transporter, with the translated sequence MTTTLQTRTRGLHRAWIVAGVAFVAILGAAGFRATPGVLITPLQEEFGWSRGTISLAVSVNLMLYGLTAPFAAALMNRFGMRRVVSCALLLVAAGSGLTILMNAPWQLLLCWGVLVGLGTGSMALVFAATLTERWFVRHRGLVTGVLTAGGATGQLVFLPVLAHLAVAQGWRSAAVTVTAAALAVVPLVWFLLRDRPEEVGTTALGADPDAATTLPPIRAGGAAAHALTVLWSAARTRPFWLLVGGFAICGMSTNGLVGTHFIPAAHDHGMAEPTAAGLLALVGIFDVVGTIASGWLSDKVDSRILLGAYYGLRGLSLMLLPSLFGATTEPSMLVFIIFYGLDWVATVPPTVALCRQIYGAEGAVVFGWVFASHQIGAAVAAVGAGLTRDHFGAYDLAWYVAGFLCLIAALMSVAIAKRASLKT
- a CDS encoding Maf family protein, which produces MTQIILASASPARLALLRSAGLDPKVVVSGVDEEAVIAAGPSELCLALARAKAAVVARDLTDGLVIGCDSVLELDGQAYGKPSSVEEAVSRWESMRGREGRLLTGHCVIDVAGGREVAEVGATVVRFGSPTDAEIAAYVATGEPLHVAGAFTLDGAGGWFVDGIEGDHGNVLGISLPLLRRLFAALGVSVPTLWRNS
- a CDS encoding EI24 domain-containing protein, coding for MGHFRSFVDGITFFFQGLRWVARTPRWWLFGLIPALIVSVLYAVALYFLGTNAGGLAEWATPFADGWGQAARNTLRTLVGLLIVGIGLVLSVVTFTAVTLIVGDPFYEKLSEKVEESYGEVPGGHEVPLWKSIPRSVRDSLITLGYVLLFTIPLFFLGFVPVIGQTVVPVLGALVSGFFLTVELTTLAMERRGMARKNRFAVLRGNKAAALGFGGLLFLVFLVPLGAVVAMPAAVAGGTIMVRTRLVSA